In one Antennarius striatus isolate MH-2024 chromosome 1, ASM4005453v1, whole genome shotgun sequence genomic region, the following are encoded:
- the rnf111 gene encoding E3 ubiquitin-protein ligase Arkadia isoform X1, giving the protein MKSEVPPEATSRQEHLKEPLMNPEPMDAAKSFPNNVEVIGKAGSEFETLCESRHLSLRDTGTLRDSERSLPGRRKRKGQQAGPSDCSLKDGHISESSLAPQRPRVELLQHPSEDEHNQESSFSDCASSPSSSLQFGDSETLTSEEDGEAGATGGQHKSPSLTTGGATGVGLRPVLGRTRGNRSHKWVRSEAEPVLLKRQCLSSRRPLHRKRFMKAAPGGGQRTQKQKERLLLQRKKREVIARRKYALLHSTSSSSEELSSDSSSPSSTEVEDELYVDVSSTISQPNSASVATGALDEDVVVIEATPAPAPAVPASEEINVTSTDSEVEIVTVGDGFRSRSAGGLGRIWASSCSQNRLQEPRGRHRLSTVIQPLRQNAGEVVDLTVDEDDLSVVPTTSGSIHPQTVRSSSSSSSHHASTSELNDAPGPSTSCPGSVPESMQIQRPSGSTRKATQDDHRPSLPDTTGINTGTAMPRLPSCCQQHSPCGGPSPGHLPLSHSHSSCLQASSSQQTSGSLHSHSNGHHFIHHVHHPAPQPPGTLPFQEPSCPVERPSALPAPCTGVGSSNSSRSSNTGHYHDQQTLPVDLSNSSVRSGGNSGASFHGSTSAFDPCCPGSTSWPPAYVSQATPGPSQPAAVDSFSSSMVAQPQPQTQPQPCRHYMHSSYGPLARSLHHQPSSACPHSHGNPQLTPQPPPQGDYVIPHTVTLHPPLPSHPSALTVPPAPPPPLSTHHMSSSSVPLAQYLPADHQTLPPHIPALGASVQRLHQHEMLQRFEVHRRRMLQHPTRAHERPPPHPHRMHPNYGHGHHIHVPQTMSSHPRQPEQRAAWELGIEAGVTMAPYPSGHLHSHLSHYHTASRLHHLPVHFMHTGISEVTYPHIRYISSGIGRNYEDLQHFEERLGTVNRGASQGTIERCTYPHKYKKKVLERDIDQQLTPEAWASIGKNMHASPESRKLHGKQDEDEGADEDTEEKCTICLSMLEEGEDVRRLPCMHLFHQLCVDQWLLTNKKCPICRVDIEAQLSAES; this is encoded by the exons ATGAAGAGTGAGGTACCACCTGAGGCCACCAGCAGACAGGAGCATCTGAAGGAGCCACTGATGAACCCAGAGCCCATGGATGCAGCCAAGAGCTTCCCTAACAACGTGGAGGTGATTGGAAAGGCAGGCAGCGAATTTGAAACCCTGTGTGAGTCCAGGCATCTTTCCCTGAGGGACACCGGAACGCTCAGAGACTCGGAACGGAGCCTTCCTGGgcgcagaaaaagaaaaggccaACAAGCCGGGCCTTCAGACTGCTCGCTGAAGGATGGCCACATCAGTGAGAGTTCACTGGCCCCTCAGCGTCCGAGGGTAGAACTTTTACAGCACCCCAGTGAGGATGAACATAATCAAGAATCCTCTTTCAGTGACTGTGCATCATCCCCATCTTCTAGCTTGCAATTCGGGGACTCAGAGACTCTCacatcagaggaagatggagaggcCGGAGCGACAGGCGGCCAACATAAATCTCCGTCTTTGACAACAGGAGGAGCCACCGGAGTTGGTCTGCGGCCCGTCTTGGGTCGAACTCGGGGAAATCGTTCACACAAGTGGGTGCGATCTGAGGCTGAGCCAGTATTGTTGAAGCGGCAGTGTTTGAGCAGCCGGCGGCCTCTGCATAGGAAACGCTTCATGAAAGCCGCTCCTGGAGGGGGTCAGCGGACTCAGAAGCAAAAAGAGCGGCTTCTGTTGCAGAGGAAGAAACGTGAAGTTATTGCACGGAGGAAGTACGCTCTACTCCACAGCACCAGTAGCTCCAGCGAGGAGCTAAGTAGTGACTCATCCTCGCCGTCTTCTACCGAGGTAGAAGATGAGCTTTATGTCGATGTCAGCAGCACCATCAGCCAGCCCAACAGCGCTTCTGTTGCCACAG GTGCTCTGGATGAGGATGTGGTGGTGATTGAAGCGActccagctcctgctcctgctgtcCCTGCAAGTGAGGAGATCAATGTCACCTCTACTGACAGCGAGGTGGAAATTGTGACGGTCGGAGATGGCTTCAG GTCTCGCTCGGCTGGGGGTTTGGGCAGAATTTGGGCTAGTAGTTGCTCCCAGAATCGCCTCCAGGAGCCTCGTGGACGTCACAGACTGTCTACTGTCATCCAACCACTGCGCCAGAATGCTGGAGAGGTGGTGGACCTCACCGTTGATGAAGATG ATCTCTCAGTTGTCCCAACAACATCTGGCAGCATTCACCCTCAAACAGTCAGGTCGTCCTCATCGTCATCTTCCCATCATGCCTCTACCTCAGAGCTCAATGATGCCCCAGGCCCTTCCACTAGCTGCCCAGGCTCGGTACCTGAAAGTATGCAAATACAGAGGCCGAGTGGCTCAACTCGTAAAGCCACGCAGG ATGACCACAGACCCAGTTTACCAGATACAACAGGAATAAATACGGGCACAGCCATGCCCAGACTCCCGTCTTGCTGCCAACAGCACTCCCCGTGCGGAGGGCCCTCACCCGGTCACCTGCCTCTCAGCCATTCCCATTCAAGCTGCCTGCAGGCGTCGTCCTCTCAGCAGACCAGCGGCTCTCTGCACAGCCACAGCAACGGTCACCACTTCATCCACCACGTTCACCACCCTGCACCACAGCCGCCAGGAACCCTGCCGTTTCAAGAGCCGAGCTGTCCTGTGGAGCGACCCAGCGCGCTACCCGCGCCCTGCACTGGAGTCGGCAGCAGCAACAGTAGTAGGAGCAGCAATACAGGCCACTATCACGACCAG CAAACGCTGCCGGTGGACCTGAGCAACAGCAGTGTTAGGAGCGGTGGAAACAGCGGGGCTAGTTTCCATGGCAGCACGTCGGCCTTTGACCCGTGTTGCCCGGGCTCCACGTCGTGGCCTCCCGCTTACGTTTCACAGGCCACCCCCGGACCCAGTCAGCCAGCTGCGGTGGACTCGTTCAGCTCCTCGATGGTGGCTCAACCGCAGCCGCAAACACAACCCCAGCCCTGCAGACATTACATGCACTCTTCCT ACGGCCCTCTGGCACGCTCGCTGCATCATCAGCCTTCCTCTGCCTGTCCTCATTCCCATGGGAACCCCCAGCTTACACCTCAGCCCCCTCCACAAGGAGATTACGTCATTCCCCACACCGTCACCCTTCATCCCCCTCTGCCGTCTCACCCCTCAGCCCTCACTGTGCCTCCTGCGCCTCCCCCTCCCTTGTCTACCCATCACATGTCCAGTTCAAGCGTCCCGCTGGCCCAGTACCTGCCTGCGGACCACCAGACCCTGCCACCCCATATACCGGCACTTGGGGCTTCGGTGCAAAGACTCCACCAACACGAGATGCTGCAGAGGTTTGAGGTCCACAGGCGCAGGATGTTGCAGCACCCCAC ACGAGCACATGagcgtcctcctcctcacccgcATAGAATGCACCCCAACTACGGCCATGGACATCACATCCATGTGCCACAGACGATGTCTTCCCACCCTCGCCAGCCTGAGCAGAGAGCAGCATG GGAGCTTGGCATCGAGGCTGGTGTGACTATGGCTCCGTACCCTTCAGGGCATCTGCACTCCCACCTATCCCACTACCACACTGCATCCAGACTGCACCACCTTCCCGTCCATTTCATG CACACTGGCATATCTGAAGTGACCTACCCCCACATTCGGTACATCTCATCTGGCATTGGAAGAAACTATGAG GACCTGCAGCATTTCGAGGAAAGACTGGGGACTGTGAACCGAGGAGCCTCTCAGGGAACCATAGAGAGGTGCACTTACCCACACAAGTACAAAAAG AAGGTGTTGGAGAGAGACATTGACCAACAGTTAACCCCTGAAGCTTGGGCATCTATTGGGAAAAATATGCACGCATCCCCAGAATCG AGAAAGTTGCATGGTAagcaagatgaagatgagggggCAGACGAAGACACAGAAGAAAAGTGCACCATCTGTCTGTCGATGCTTGAGGAAGGGGAGGACGTCAG
- the rnf111 gene encoding E3 ubiquitin-protein ligase Arkadia isoform X2: MKSEVPPEATSRQEHLKEPLMNPEPMDAAKSFPNNVEVIGKAGSEFETLCESRHLSLRDTGTLRDSERSLPGRRKRKGQQAGPSDCSLKDGHISESSLAPQRPRVELLQHPSEDEHNQESSFSDCASSPSSSLQFGDSETLTSEEDGEAGATGGQHKSPSLTTGGATGVGLRPVLGRTRGNRSHKWVRSEAEPVLLKRQCLSSRRPLHRKRFMKAAPGGGQRTQKQKERLLLQRKKREVIARRKYALLHSTSSSSEELSSDSSSPSSTEVEDELYVDVSSTISQPNSASVATGALDEDVVVIEATPAPAPAVPASEEINVTSTDSEVEIVTVGDGFRSRSAGGLGRIWASSCSQNRLQEPRGRHRLSTVIQPLRQNAGEVVDLTVDEDDLSVVPTTSGSIHPQTVRSSSSSSSHHASTSELNDAPGPSTSCPGSVPESMQIQRPSGSTRKATQDDHRPSLPDTTGINTGTAMPRLPSCCQQHSPCGGPSPGHLPLSHSHSSCLQASSSQQTSGSLHSHSNGHHFIHHVHHPAPQPPGTLPFQEPSCPVERPSALPAPCTGVGSSNSSRSSNTGHYHDQQTLPVDLSNSSVRSGGNSGASFHGSTSAFDPCCPGSTSWPPAYVSQATPGPSQPAAVDSFSSSMVAQPQPQTQPQPCRHYMHSSYGPLARSLHHQPSSACPHSHGNPQLTPQPPPQGDYVIPHTVTLHPPLPSHPSALTVPPAPPPPLSTHHMSSSSVPLAQYLPADHQTLPPHIPALGASVQRLHQHEMLQRFEVHRRRMLQHPTRAHERPPPHPHRMHPNYGHGHHIHVPQTMSSHPRQPEQRAAWELGIEAGVTMAPYPSGHLHSHLSHYHTASRLHHLPVHFMHTGISEVTYPHIRYISSGIGRNYEDLQHFEERLGTVNRGASQGTIERCTYPHKYKKRKLHGKQDEDEGADEDTEEKCTICLSMLEEGEDVRRLPCMHLFHQLCVDQWLLTNKKCPICRVDIEAQLSAES, translated from the exons ATGAAGAGTGAGGTACCACCTGAGGCCACCAGCAGACAGGAGCATCTGAAGGAGCCACTGATGAACCCAGAGCCCATGGATGCAGCCAAGAGCTTCCCTAACAACGTGGAGGTGATTGGAAAGGCAGGCAGCGAATTTGAAACCCTGTGTGAGTCCAGGCATCTTTCCCTGAGGGACACCGGAACGCTCAGAGACTCGGAACGGAGCCTTCCTGGgcgcagaaaaagaaaaggccaACAAGCCGGGCCTTCAGACTGCTCGCTGAAGGATGGCCACATCAGTGAGAGTTCACTGGCCCCTCAGCGTCCGAGGGTAGAACTTTTACAGCACCCCAGTGAGGATGAACATAATCAAGAATCCTCTTTCAGTGACTGTGCATCATCCCCATCTTCTAGCTTGCAATTCGGGGACTCAGAGACTCTCacatcagaggaagatggagaggcCGGAGCGACAGGCGGCCAACATAAATCTCCGTCTTTGACAACAGGAGGAGCCACCGGAGTTGGTCTGCGGCCCGTCTTGGGTCGAACTCGGGGAAATCGTTCACACAAGTGGGTGCGATCTGAGGCTGAGCCAGTATTGTTGAAGCGGCAGTGTTTGAGCAGCCGGCGGCCTCTGCATAGGAAACGCTTCATGAAAGCCGCTCCTGGAGGGGGTCAGCGGACTCAGAAGCAAAAAGAGCGGCTTCTGTTGCAGAGGAAGAAACGTGAAGTTATTGCACGGAGGAAGTACGCTCTACTCCACAGCACCAGTAGCTCCAGCGAGGAGCTAAGTAGTGACTCATCCTCGCCGTCTTCTACCGAGGTAGAAGATGAGCTTTATGTCGATGTCAGCAGCACCATCAGCCAGCCCAACAGCGCTTCTGTTGCCACAG GTGCTCTGGATGAGGATGTGGTGGTGATTGAAGCGActccagctcctgctcctgctgtcCCTGCAAGTGAGGAGATCAATGTCACCTCTACTGACAGCGAGGTGGAAATTGTGACGGTCGGAGATGGCTTCAG GTCTCGCTCGGCTGGGGGTTTGGGCAGAATTTGGGCTAGTAGTTGCTCCCAGAATCGCCTCCAGGAGCCTCGTGGACGTCACAGACTGTCTACTGTCATCCAACCACTGCGCCAGAATGCTGGAGAGGTGGTGGACCTCACCGTTGATGAAGATG ATCTCTCAGTTGTCCCAACAACATCTGGCAGCATTCACCCTCAAACAGTCAGGTCGTCCTCATCGTCATCTTCCCATCATGCCTCTACCTCAGAGCTCAATGATGCCCCAGGCCCTTCCACTAGCTGCCCAGGCTCGGTACCTGAAAGTATGCAAATACAGAGGCCGAGTGGCTCAACTCGTAAAGCCACGCAGG ATGACCACAGACCCAGTTTACCAGATACAACAGGAATAAATACGGGCACAGCCATGCCCAGACTCCCGTCTTGCTGCCAACAGCACTCCCCGTGCGGAGGGCCCTCACCCGGTCACCTGCCTCTCAGCCATTCCCATTCAAGCTGCCTGCAGGCGTCGTCCTCTCAGCAGACCAGCGGCTCTCTGCACAGCCACAGCAACGGTCACCACTTCATCCACCACGTTCACCACCCTGCACCACAGCCGCCAGGAACCCTGCCGTTTCAAGAGCCGAGCTGTCCTGTGGAGCGACCCAGCGCGCTACCCGCGCCCTGCACTGGAGTCGGCAGCAGCAACAGTAGTAGGAGCAGCAATACAGGCCACTATCACGACCAG CAAACGCTGCCGGTGGACCTGAGCAACAGCAGTGTTAGGAGCGGTGGAAACAGCGGGGCTAGTTTCCATGGCAGCACGTCGGCCTTTGACCCGTGTTGCCCGGGCTCCACGTCGTGGCCTCCCGCTTACGTTTCACAGGCCACCCCCGGACCCAGTCAGCCAGCTGCGGTGGACTCGTTCAGCTCCTCGATGGTGGCTCAACCGCAGCCGCAAACACAACCCCAGCCCTGCAGACATTACATGCACTCTTCCT ACGGCCCTCTGGCACGCTCGCTGCATCATCAGCCTTCCTCTGCCTGTCCTCATTCCCATGGGAACCCCCAGCTTACACCTCAGCCCCCTCCACAAGGAGATTACGTCATTCCCCACACCGTCACCCTTCATCCCCCTCTGCCGTCTCACCCCTCAGCCCTCACTGTGCCTCCTGCGCCTCCCCCTCCCTTGTCTACCCATCACATGTCCAGTTCAAGCGTCCCGCTGGCCCAGTACCTGCCTGCGGACCACCAGACCCTGCCACCCCATATACCGGCACTTGGGGCTTCGGTGCAAAGACTCCACCAACACGAGATGCTGCAGAGGTTTGAGGTCCACAGGCGCAGGATGTTGCAGCACCCCAC ACGAGCACATGagcgtcctcctcctcacccgcATAGAATGCACCCCAACTACGGCCATGGACATCACATCCATGTGCCACAGACGATGTCTTCCCACCCTCGCCAGCCTGAGCAGAGAGCAGCATG GGAGCTTGGCATCGAGGCTGGTGTGACTATGGCTCCGTACCCTTCAGGGCATCTGCACTCCCACCTATCCCACTACCACACTGCATCCAGACTGCACCACCTTCCCGTCCATTTCATG CACACTGGCATATCTGAAGTGACCTACCCCCACATTCGGTACATCTCATCTGGCATTGGAAGAAACTATGAG GACCTGCAGCATTTCGAGGAAAGACTGGGGACTGTGAACCGAGGAGCCTCTCAGGGAACCATAGAGAGGTGCACTTACCCACACAAGTACAAAAAG AGAAAGTTGCATGGTAagcaagatgaagatgagggggCAGACGAAGACACAGAAGAAAAGTGCACCATCTGTCTGTCGATGCTTGAGGAAGGGGAGGACGTCAG